CCTGGTCATCTCCGGCATGGCCTCCACCGACGGCACCATGGGCGTGCTCCCGGCGCTGGTCGCCGAGCGCCTGGGCGTCCCGCAGGTCACGCTGCTGTCCGAGGTCTCCGTCGCGGACGGCGTCGTCAAGGGCCGCCGGGACGGCGACAGCGCCTCCGAGCAGCTCGAGGCCTCCCTGCCCGCCGTCGTCTCGGTCACCGACCAGTCCGGCGAGGCGCGTTACCCGTCCTTCAAGGGCATCATGGCCGCCAAGAAGAAGCCCGTTCAGTCCTGGGACCTCGAAGACCTGGAGATCGAGGCGGACGAGGTCGGCCTCGGCGGCTCCTGGACCGCCGTCGACTCCGCCACCGAGCGCCCGGCGCGCACCGCGGGCACGATCGTCAAGGACGAGGGCGAGGGCGGCAAGCAGCTCGCCGAGTTCCTCGTGGGCCAGAAGTTCATCTGACGGCTGGCGGTCCGGGGCCGCCCCCGGGCCGACACAGCATCTGCGCCCCGCAGTCGCCGCCC
This region of Streptomyces ortus genomic DNA includes:
- a CDS encoding electron transfer flavoprotein subunit beta/FixA family protein → MSLRIVVTVKYVPDATGDRHFAEDLTVDRDDVDGLLSELDEYAVEQALQIADEADDAEITVLTVGPEDAKDALRKALSMGADKAIHVEDDDLHGTDAIGTSLVLAKAIEKAGYDLVISGMASTDGTMGVLPALVAERLGVPQVTLLSEVSVADGVVKGRRDGDSASEQLEASLPAVVSVTDQSGEARYPSFKGIMAAKKKPVQSWDLEDLEIEADEVGLGGSWTAVDSATERPARTAGTIVKDEGEGGKQLAEFLVGQKFI